Proteins encoded together in one Bos indicus isolate NIAB-ARS_2022 breed Sahiwal x Tharparkar chromosome 25, NIAB-ARS_B.indTharparkar_mat_pri_1.0, whole genome shotgun sequence window:
- the E4F1 gene encoding transcription factor E4F1 isoform X4, whose amino-acid sequence MEGAMAVRVTAAHTAEARAEAGREAGEGGVAAAAAALAPGGFLGLPAPFSEEDEDDVHRCGRCQAEFTALEDFVQHKLQKACQRAPQEALPATPAAALLGREQVAPGAASSEEPITVAHIVVEAAALAGDINHSPDIVGGGHIKEVIVASEAEPGDSEMAEGPGSSSERGPRLAAEGEQAQVKLLVNKDGRYVCMLCHKTFKTGSILKAHMVTHSSRKDHECKLCGASFRTKGSLIRHHRRHTDERPYKCAKCGKSFRESGALTRHLKSLTPCTEKIRFSMSKDVVVGKEDVPAGSGASTVGPVTPSSAGEPMETSPVIHLVTDAKGTVIHEVHVQMQELPLGMKALAPEPTSPQELPCSSEGGRENLLHQAMQNSGIVLERAPGEEGALGPATPTASSPQSPGDAAPELPLLEVEQAETQVAGEASSVPRTHPCPQCSETFPTAATLEAHKRGHAGPRPFTCPQCGKAFPKAYLLKKHQEVHVHERRFRCGDCGKLYKTIAHVRGHRRVHSDERPYPCPECGKCYKTKNAQQVHFRTHLEEKPHVCPFCSRGFREKGSLVRHVRHHTGEKPFKCYKCGRGFAEHGTLNRHLRTKGGCLLEVEELLVSEESPTAAAAVLTEDPHTVLVEFSSVVADTQEYIIEATADDAETSEATEIIEGTQTEVDSHIMKVVQQIVHQASAGHQIIVQNVTMDQEARLGPEAAAADTITIATPESLTEQVAMTLASAISEGTVLTARSGTGGAEQATVTMVSSEDIEILEHAGELVIASPEGQLEVQTVIV is encoded by the exons ATGGAGGGCGCGATGGCAGTGCGGGTGACGGCCGCGCATACGGCAGAAGCCCGGGCCGAAGCCGGGCGGGAAGCGGGCGAGGGCGGGgtcgcggcggcggcggcggccttGGCCCCTGGTGGCTTTCTCGGCCTCCCGGCGCCCTTCAGCGAGGAAG ATGAGGACGACGTGCACAGATGCGGCCGCTGCCAGGCAGAGTtcactgccctggaggacttcGTTCAGCACAAGCTCCAGAAGGCCTGCCAGCGGGCGCCTCAGGAGGCCCTGCCCGCCACCCCGGCGGCTGCGCTGCTGGGTCGGGAG CAGGTGGCACCAGGAGCAGCCAGCTCAGAGGAGCCCATCACTGTGGCCCACATCGTGGTGGAGGCGGCTGCGCTTGCAGGAGACATTAACCACTCGCCTGACATAGTTG GAGGCGGACACATCAAAGAGGTCATCGTGGCCTCAGAGGCAGAGCCGGGGGACAGCGAGATGGCCGAGGGCCCAGGCAGCTCCAGTGAGCGGGGGCCCAGGCTCGCTGCGGAGGGCGAGCAGGCCCAGGTCAAACTGCTGGTGAACAAGGACGGCCGCTACGTGTGCATGCTCTGCCACAAGACCTTCAAGACG GGCAGCATCCTCAAGGCCCACATGGTCACGCACAGCAGCCGCAAGGACCACGAGTGCAAACTGTGTGGGGCCTCTTTCCGGACCAAAGGCTCACTCATCCGGCACCACCGGAGGCACACAG ACGAGCGCCCCTATAAGTGTGCCAAGTGTGGGAAGAGCTTCCGGGAGTCGGGGGCACTGACCCGGCACCTGAAGTCTCTCACCCCGTGTACAGAGAAAATCCGCTTCAGCATGAGCAAAGACGTGGTCGTCGGCAAAGAGGACGTGCCTGCAG GGTCCGGTGCCTCCACTGTGGGGCCTGTCACCCCGTCGTCGGCAGGTGAGCCCATGGAGACGTCGCCGGTGATTCACCTGGTGACAGATGCCAAGGGCACCGTCATCCATGAAGTCCACGTCCAGATGCAAGAGCTTCCCCTGGGCATGAAGGCCCTCGCCCCGGAG cccaccagcccccaGGAGCTTCCCTGCTCCAGCGAGGGTGGCCGTGAGAACCTTCTGCACCAAGCCATGCAGAACTCCGGCATTGTCCTCGAGCGGGCCCCCGGGGAGGAGGGGGCCCTGGGGCCAGCCACCCCCACCGCGTCCAGTCCCCAGTCGCCAGGAGACGCTGCCCCGGAACTGCCGCTGCTGGAGGTGGAGCAGGCGGAGACG CAGGTGGCCGGCGAGGCCTCGTCTGTGCCCAGGACCCACCCGTGCCCTCAGTGCAGTGAGACCTTCCCAACGGCGGCCACCCTGGAGGCCCACAAAAGAGGCCATGCAG GGCCGAGGCCCTTCACGTGCCCGCAGTGTGGCAAGGCCTTCCCCAAGGCCTACCTGCTCAAGAAGCACCAGGAGGTGCACGTGCACGAGCGCCGCTTCCGCTGTGGCGACTGCGGGAAGCTCTACAAGACCATCGCCCACGTCCGCGGCCACCGGCGCGTCCACTCGGACGAGCGGCCCTACCCCTGTCCTGAGTGCGGCAAGTGCTACAAGACCAAG AACGCCCAGCAGGTGCACTTCCGGACGCACCTAGAGGAGAAGCCGCATGTGTGCCCGTTCTGCAGCCGCGGCTTCCGGGAGAAGGGCTCGCTGGTGCGGCACGTGCGGCACcacacgggcgagaagccctTCAAGTGCTACAAGTGTGGCCGTGGCTTCGCCGAGCACGGCACACTCAACCGGCACCTGCGGACCAAAG GGGGCTGCCTGTTGGAGGTGGAGGAGCTGCTGGTGTCTGAAGAGAGCCCCACTGCGGCCGCCGCCGTCCTGACCGAGGACCCACACACCGTGTTGGTCGAGTTCTCGTCCGTGGTAGCCGACACGCAGGAGTACATCATAGAG GCCACTGCAGATGATGCAGAGACCAGCGAAGCCACGGAGATCATCGAGGGCACCCAGACGGAG GTGGACAGTCACATCATGAAGGTGGTGCAGCAGATAGTGCACCAGGCCAGCGCTGGGCACCAGATCATCGTGCAGAACGTGACCATGGACCAGGAGGCGCGGCTGGGCCCAGAGGCGGCTGCAGCCGACACCATCACCATCGCCACCCCCGAGAGCCTGACGGAGCAGGTGGCCATGACGCTGGCCTCGGCCATCAGCGAGGGCACTGTGCTTACGGCCCGCTCGGGCACCGGTGGCGCTGAGCAGGCCACTGTGACCATGGTTTCGTCGGAGGACATTGAGATCCTGGAGCATGCTGGCGAGCTAGTTATCGCCTCCCCGGAGGGCCAGCTTGAGGTGCAGACGGTCATCGTCTAA